A genomic stretch from Eptesicus fuscus isolate TK198812 chromosome 15, DD_ASM_mEF_20220401, whole genome shotgun sequence includes:
- the OMD gene encoding osteomodulin, translating to MGFLSPVCFLFFFLGGKVYCQYESYQWDEDYDQETDDVYQPEFHFHQNVDYRVPFHPHALGCASECFCPPNFPLSMYCDHRKLQRIPNIPAHIQQVYLQFNEIEAVTADSFINATHLKEINLSHNKIKSQKIDHGVFAKLSNLLQLQLQHNNLEEFPFPLPKSLERLLLGYNMISRLQTNAVNGLVNLTMLDLCYNHLDDSMLQEKHLAKMEKLMQLNLCHNRLESMPPGLPSSLMYLSLENNSISSIPEGYFNELPKLHALRMSHNKLQDIPYNIFNLSNLIELNVGHNKLKQAFYIPRNLEHLYLENNEIENINVTVMCPSVDPLYYHRLTYIRVDQNKLKEPISSYISLCFPHIHSIYYGEQRSTNGQTIQLKTQVLGRFQDDPDSEEHDDHQEDSEQEGTEENVDPHYYGSQEWQETI from the exons ATGGGCTTTTTAAGTCCAgtgtgtttccttttcttctttcttggagGCAAAGTATATTGTCAATATGAAAGTTATCAATGGGATGAAGATTATGACCAAGAGACAGATGATGTTTACCAACCAGAATTCCATTTTCATCAAAATGTGGACTATCGAGTGCCTTTTCATCCGCATGCTTTAGGCTGTGCCAGTGAATGCTTCTGTCCACCTAACTTTCCATTATCCATGTACTGTGATCATCGCAAACTCCAACGTATCCCAAATATTCCAGCACACATTCAGCAAGTCTATCTGCAGTTCAATGAAATTGAGGCTGTGACTGCAGACTCATTTATCAATGCAACTCATCTTAAAGAAATCAATCTCAGCCACAACAAAATTAAATCTCAAAAGATTGATCACGGAGTGTTTGCTAAATTGTCAAATCTACTACAACTTCAACTACAGCATAACAACTTAGAAgaatttccatttcctcttcctaAATCTTTGGAAAGACTTCTTCTTGGTTACAATATGATCTCCAGACTGCAGACAAATGCCGTGAATGGACTAGTAAACTTGACCATGCTTGATCTCTGTTATAATCATCTTGATGATTCTATGTTACAAGAAAAACACCTAgccaaaatggaaaaattaatgCAGCTCAACCTATGTCATAATAGATTAGAATCAATGCCTCCTGGTTTGCCTTCTTCACTTATGTATCTGtctttagaaaataattcaatttcTTCTATACCAGAAGGTTACTTCAATGAACTTCCAAAACTTCATGCTCTAAGAATGTCCCACAACAAACTACAAGACATcccatataatatttttaatctttccaaCCTTATAGAGCTCAATGTTGGACACAACAAACTGAAGCAAGCATTCTATATTCCAAGAAATTTAGAACACCTATAcctagaaaataatgaaattgaaa aTATCAATGTTACAGTGATGTGTCCGTCTGTTGACCCACTATATTACCACCGTTTAACATACATTCGTGTGGACCAAAACAAGTTAAAAGAGCCAATAAGCTCATACATTTCCCTCTGCTTCCCTCATATACATAGTATTTACTATGGTGAACAAAGAAGCACTAATGGTCAAACAATACAACTGAAGACCCAAGTTTTAGGGAGATTTCAAGATGACCCTGATAGTGAAGAACACGATGATCACCAAGAAGACTCAGAACAAGAAGGAACAGAAGAAAATGTTGACCCTCACTATTATGGAAGTCAAGAATGGCAAGAAACTATATAG